One genomic window of Candidatus Nitrospira inopinata includes the following:
- the fliR gene encoding flagellar biosynthetic protein FliR produces the protein MVLTQTIQILLPEFQSFLALIVRVGGLLAALPVLSGQAVPPKVKVLLVLALGAVLAPIVRLPAVPFDPVALAAGLAGELAIGLTIGLAVRLFFGALELAGDIVGMQMGFGVVQLLDPATSHQVPLMGRFFTLLASLVFLSLNAHLLVVSTIVASYEAIPAFGTAPPTGLGEEIVRLSREMFALGLKLAAPVLVTILVTNVLLAILGRAVAQINVFVLSFPVTIAGGLAILALAMPFIVALLGREIERLQFSIKGLLSLLGHG, from the coding sequence ATGGTATTGACGCAGACCATTCAGATCCTGCTGCCGGAGTTCCAATCGTTTTTGGCGCTGATCGTGCGGGTCGGCGGATTGCTCGCCGCGCTGCCGGTTCTGAGCGGGCAAGCGGTTCCGCCTAAAGTCAAGGTGCTGCTGGTCTTGGCGTTGGGCGCGGTGCTGGCGCCGATCGTTCGCCTTCCCGCCGTTCCGTTCGATCCCGTCGCGCTGGCTGCCGGTCTCGCCGGCGAGCTGGCGATCGGCTTGACGATCGGTCTGGCGGTGCGGCTGTTTTTCGGCGCGCTCGAACTCGCCGGCGACATCGTGGGGATGCAGATGGGGTTCGGCGTGGTGCAGCTCCTGGATCCGGCCACGTCGCATCAGGTCCCGCTCATGGGACGGTTTTTCACCCTGCTGGCGTCGCTGGTGTTCCTCTCGCTCAACGCCCACTTGTTGGTCGTCTCGACCATCGTGGCCAGTTATGAGGCGATTCCGGCCTTCGGAACGGCTCCTCCGACCGGATTGGGCGAGGAGATCGTGCGGCTCTCTCGGGAGATGTTCGCGCTCGGTTTGAAACTGGCCGCGCCGGTGCTGGTGACGATCCTTGTGACCAACGTGCTGTTGGCGATTTTAGGGCGGGCGGTCGCCCAGATTAACGTCTTCGTACTCAGCTTTCCCGTGACCATCGCGGGCGGGTTGGCGATCTTGGCGCTGGCGATGCCGTTCATCGTGGCGTTGCTGGGCCGCGAGATCGAACGGCTGCAATTTTCGATCAAAGGACTCTTGAGCCTGTTGGGTCATGGCTGA
- the flhB gene encoding flagellar biosynthesis protein FlhB, giving the protein MAEDRSNKTERATPKRKEEARRKGQVALSRDLSTAAVLLGGIGLLAATLPAGLQAMIDMTKEGLTLSFPETFRDGLTIEQVHARVIRAGWEVLGVTLPILGGLLLIGGGATILQTGFLFRPEALQLDPDRVNPLKGLSRLFSLRSLVELLKGLFKIAIVTGVGFVAVRGDLGQVPGLTEFDFGTSLHVTGWLLLKAALAVGGAIGVLAGLDYLYQRYEWERSLRMSKEEVREEHKSTEGDPLIKSRVRTAQRELLKKRMMAAVKTADVVVTNPTHLAVALKYDAAKMAAPCVVAKGAGEVAERIREMARHHGVPVVEHKFVARTLFALVDVGKEIPSDLYRAVAEILAFVYRARGMTAGEAGGLRGQA; this is encoded by the coding sequence ATGGCTGAGGATCGAAGCAATAAAACCGAACGCGCTACCCCGAAACGCAAGGAGGAGGCGCGCCGAAAGGGGCAGGTGGCCCTCAGTCGGGATCTGTCCACCGCCGCCGTCCTGCTGGGCGGCATCGGATTGCTGGCGGCGACGTTGCCGGCCGGCCTTCAGGCGATGATCGACATGACCAAGGAGGGACTGACCCTGTCGTTTCCGGAGACCTTTCGGGACGGATTGACGATCGAGCAGGTCCATGCGCGCGTGATCCGCGCGGGATGGGAAGTGCTCGGAGTGACGCTGCCGATTCTCGGAGGACTTCTGTTGATCGGGGGGGGCGCGACGATCCTCCAAACGGGATTCCTGTTTCGGCCGGAGGCGCTCCAGTTGGATCCCGATCGCGTCAATCCGCTCAAGGGATTGTCCCGGCTGTTTTCCCTGCGCTCTCTGGTGGAACTGCTCAAAGGACTGTTCAAAATCGCGATTGTGACGGGCGTCGGGTTCGTCGCCGTGCGGGGGGATCTGGGGCAGGTGCCGGGATTGACCGAATTCGACTTCGGCACGTCGCTGCACGTGACGGGATGGCTGTTGTTGAAGGCGGCATTGGCGGTCGGCGGGGCGATCGGAGTCCTCGCCGGGTTGGATTATCTCTATCAGCGATATGAATGGGAACGCAGCCTGCGCATGTCCAAAGAAGAGGTCAGGGAAGAACACAAGTCGACGGAAGGCGATCCGCTGATCAAGAGCCGGGTCCGGACCGCGCAGCGGGAGCTGCTCAAGAAGCGGATGATGGCGGCGGTCAAAACCGCCGACGTCGTCGTGACGAACCCGACGCACCTTGCCGTGGCGCTCAAGTACGATGCCGCCAAGATGGCCGCGCCGTGCGTGGTGGCGAAAGGCGCCGGCGAGGTCGCCGAGCGCATTCGCGAAATGGCCCGACACCACGGCGTGCCGGTCGTCGAACACAAGTTCGTCGCCCGGACGCTGTTCGCGCTCGTGGACGTCGGGAAAGAAATCCCGTCGGATCTGTATCGGGCCGTGGCGGAAATCCTCGCGTTCGTCTATCGCGCCCGCGGCATGACGGCGGGCGAGGCGGGCGGGCTTCGGGGGCAAGCGTGA
- the flhA gene encoding flagellar biosynthesis protein FlhA, which produces MSTKVEPIQRASFVKHPDILISVGVVAILMVMLLPLPRFLLDLLLSFNITLSVIILLVGLQVRRPIEFSVFPSILLMITLLRLSLNIASTRLILLHGNEGVGAAGEVIRAFGSFVVGGNYTVGLVVFCILVVINFVVVTKGAGRVAEVAARFTLDAMPGKQMSIDADLNAGLINEAEARRRRREIAEEADFYGAMDGASKFVRGDAIAAVVIILVNIVGGLAIGILQKGMSPALAAQTYTLLTVGEGLVAQIPALIVSTAAGIVVTRAAAETDLSGEITRQLLTSSKAVGTAAGILLALGMVPGLPHLAFLGLGGLAGWMAYRLREEERSSEAVASAPAAPKADESVTRVAPLELMELQVGYGLIGLVEGAQGSALLDRIKGLRRQIAESMGFVVPPIHIRDNLQLRPNEYVVILKGVDVAKADVLPGHLLAIDPGTGQRGLVQGIPTKEPAFGLPALWVAEDAREQAQLAGYTVVDASSAITTHLSEIIKRHGHELLGRQEVQALLDEVGKTNPKLVEELIPTLLPLGTVVRILGNLLREGVPIRDLRSILEAVSDHAGSIKDADVLTEFTRQALARTITKQFQAQDGTLQVITLDPLLDRSLAEQAAGLPQGAALSLDPALSHKLLNGLKQAAERVASRGHQPVVLCSQAVRRHLRRLTDRVLHAVPIIGFNEVDALARLQSLDTVRIDAELAQSS; this is translated from the coding sequence ATGTCGACCAAGGTGGAACCGATTCAGCGCGCGTCGTTCGTCAAACATCCCGATATCCTCATCTCCGTGGGGGTCGTGGCCATTTTGATGGTCATGCTGCTTCCCCTCCCCCGGTTTCTGCTCGATCTGCTGCTGAGTTTCAACATCACGTTGTCCGTCATCATTCTGTTGGTCGGCCTGCAAGTGCGGCGGCCCATCGAGTTTTCGGTGTTCCCGTCCATCTTGCTGATGATCACGCTCCTGCGGTTGTCGCTGAACATCGCCTCGACCCGGTTGATTCTTCTCCACGGCAACGAAGGCGTCGGCGCGGCGGGCGAGGTCATCAGGGCGTTCGGCAGTTTCGTGGTCGGCGGCAACTACACGGTGGGGTTGGTGGTGTTCTGCATTCTCGTCGTCATCAACTTCGTGGTGGTGACCAAGGGCGCCGGTCGCGTGGCCGAAGTCGCCGCGCGGTTCACGTTGGACGCGATGCCGGGCAAGCAGATGAGCATCGACGCCGATCTGAACGCCGGTTTGATCAACGAAGCCGAGGCGCGGCGGCGTCGTCGGGAAATCGCCGAGGAGGCCGATTTCTATGGAGCGATGGACGGCGCCAGCAAGTTCGTGCGAGGCGACGCCATCGCCGCCGTGGTCATCATCCTCGTGAACATCGTCGGCGGGCTGGCCATCGGCATTCTCCAGAAAGGGATGAGCCCCGCGCTCGCCGCGCAGACCTACACCTTGCTGACCGTGGGGGAAGGGTTGGTCGCGCAGATACCGGCGTTGATCGTCTCGACGGCCGCCGGCATCGTCGTCACCCGCGCCGCCGCCGAGACCGATCTCAGCGGCGAGATCACCAGGCAGTTGTTGACCTCGTCCAAGGCGGTCGGCACCGCCGCCGGGATTCTGCTCGCGTTGGGCATGGTTCCCGGTTTGCCGCACCTCGCGTTTTTGGGGCTGGGGGGGCTTGCCGGGTGGATGGCGTACCGCTTGCGCGAGGAGGAACGGAGTTCCGAAGCGGTCGCGTCGGCTCCCGCCGCCCCCAAAGCCGACGAAAGCGTGACGCGCGTCGCGCCCCTTGAGCTGATGGAGCTGCAGGTGGGATACGGTCTGATCGGGCTGGTGGAGGGGGCGCAAGGGAGCGCGCTGCTGGACCGGATCAAGGGCCTGCGGAGACAGATCGCCGAATCCATGGGATTCGTGGTGCCGCCGATTCACATCCGAGACAATCTGCAACTGCGGCCGAACGAGTACGTCGTCATTTTGAAGGGCGTGGACGTGGCGAAAGCCGACGTGCTGCCCGGCCATCTGTTGGCGATCGATCCGGGCACGGGTCAGCGAGGGCTGGTGCAGGGAATTCCGACCAAAGAGCCGGCGTTCGGTCTTCCGGCCCTCTGGGTCGCCGAAGACGCGCGGGAACAGGCGCAACTGGCCGGCTACACCGTCGTTGACGCAAGCTCCGCGATCACCACCCATTTGTCCGAAATCATCAAACGGCACGGCCATGAGTTGCTCGGACGGCAGGAAGTGCAGGCGCTGCTGGATGAAGTCGGCAAAACGAACCCGAAGTTGGTGGAGGAGCTGATTCCGACGCTGTTGCCCCTGGGGACGGTCGTGCGGATCTTGGGCAATTTGCTCAGGGAGGGCGTGCCGATTCGCGATCTTCGGTCCATCCTCGAAGCGGTCTCGGACCATGCCGGATCGATCAAGGATGCGGACGTGCTCACGGAGTTCACCCGCCAGGCACTGGCCCGAACGATCACCAAACAGTTTCAGGCGCAGGACGGCACGCTCCAAGTCATTACGTTGGATCCGTTGTTGGATCGGTCGTTGGCCGAGCAGGCGGCCGGTCTTCCGCAGGGAGCCGCTCTTTCGCTCGATCCGGCGCTGTCGCACAAGTTGCTAAACGGCCTGAAACAGGCCGCCGAACGGGTCGCTTCCCGCGGTCATCAGCCGGTCGTGCTGTGTTCGCAGGCCGTGCGGCGGCATCTGCGCCGTCTGACCGATCGCGTGCTCCACGCGGTGCCGATTATCGGCTTCAATGAAGTCGACGCCTTGGCGCGTCTGCAGTCGCTCGATACGGTTCGGATCGACGCCGAACTCGCGCAGTCGTCGTGA
- a CDS encoding flagellar biosynthesis protein FlhF: MKVKTFHALSMQDALRAIKEELGPDAIILSSKEVRENDRPLRVFDRPVLEVMAACEEPAPATASGRRDDDSAAGGRSMSAAEPPSSSAVPGFRATLESLLEPSGSPTQSPRAERRARLRRLHDELCELSRRLGESLPPETQSVKEEPPTVLGGLCRSFVRQGMHPASAETLGNDLRRRLGRAGAGDEELMIQVLGQEIGRRIVVGGDLLDQTSGRVVRLILGPSGAGKTSIVTKLAARCRLERRRSVAVVTFDAYREVSVEQLRRYARALGVPFASARSPRQLRDGLRRHARADLVLVDMPGVRPDDVSSALELHRMLGEDADVATHVTLPACARAGELRGIIDRVGVLPSLHLVFTKLDETASFGTVYDVAQQTGLPLSYWGVGQRVPEDIEPASPERLAEFLIAQRYVAFRNPVRPTLSEARATHQLTSAGSVSHSNTWQEESLCGRT, from the coding sequence ATGAAGGTCAAAACGTTTCACGCTCTCAGCATGCAGGACGCCTTGCGCGCGATCAAGGAGGAATTGGGGCCGGATGCGATCATCCTTTCCTCGAAGGAGGTGCGCGAGAACGACAGGCCGTTGCGGGTGTTCGATCGGCCGGTGTTGGAGGTCATGGCCGCGTGCGAGGAACCGGCTCCGGCGACGGCTTCCGGGCGTCGCGACGACGATTCGGCGGCCGGCGGCCGCTCGATGTCCGCTGCGGAGCCCCCGTCGTCTTCCGCCGTCCCCGGTTTTCGCGCGACGCTCGAATCCCTGCTGGAACCGTCCGGCTCTCCGACGCAATCGCCGCGCGCGGAGCGGCGGGCTCGTCTTCGGCGGCTTCACGACGAATTATGCGAGCTGAGCCGCCGGTTGGGGGAATCATTGCCTCCTGAAACGCAATCGGTGAAAGAGGAACCGCCGACGGTTCTGGGCGGGCTGTGTCGATCGTTCGTCCGGCAGGGCATGCACCCCGCGTCGGCGGAAACGCTGGGCAACGATCTGCGGCGGCGATTGGGGCGGGCCGGCGCCGGTGACGAAGAGCTGATGATTCAAGTCCTCGGTCAAGAAATCGGCCGTCGCATCGTCGTCGGGGGGGATCTTCTCGACCAAACGAGCGGTCGGGTCGTCCGTTTGATTCTCGGGCCCAGCGGGGCCGGCAAGACGTCGATCGTGACGAAACTGGCTGCCCGCTGCCGTCTTGAACGGCGTCGGTCCGTCGCCGTCGTGACCTTCGACGCCTATCGCGAGGTCTCGGTGGAGCAGTTGCGGCGGTACGCGCGGGCGCTCGGCGTTCCGTTCGCGTCGGCGCGGTCGCCCCGTCAGCTTCGCGACGGGTTGCGCCGTCACGCGAGGGCCGATCTGGTTCTGGTGGACATGCCGGGCGTCCGACCGGACGACGTGTCGTCGGCTCTGGAGCTGCATCGGATGCTCGGCGAGGACGCCGACGTCGCCACGCACGTGACGCTTCCGGCCTGCGCGCGGGCGGGAGAGCTTCGCGGCATCATTGATCGAGTCGGCGTGTTGCCGTCGTTGCACCTCGTCTTTACGAAGCTGGACGAAACGGCGTCGTTCGGAACCGTCTACGACGTGGCGCAGCAGACGGGATTGCCGCTGTCCTACTGGGGAGTCGGCCAGCGGGTGCCCGAAGACATCGAACCGGCGTCGCCGGAGCGCTTGGCCGAGTTTTTGATCGCACAACGCTACGTCGCCTTCCGCAACCCCGTCCGGCCGACGTTGAGCGAGGCGAGGGCGACTCATCAACTGACGTCCGCCGGGTCCGTCTCACATTCCAACACGTGGCAGGAGGAATCGCTATGCGGAAGAACATGA
- a CDS encoding MinD/ParA family protein — protein MRKNMSGVDDLAPAEDLLAVRTRVVAVSSGKGGVGKTNVVANWAVALGRSGKRVLVLDADLGLGNLDVLLGLVPRHTIEHALSGVCTLKEICLEGPAGIQVLPASSGVPHLTSLTESQQLVIQEQLEELAAGMDVLLIDTGAGISPNVTFFASSAHEIVIVVTPEPTSLTDAYALIKVLTRRYRERRFKVLVNQARGPREAAEVFRRLDTAVDRFLQVAVEPIGYVPHDDYVTLAVMRQKAVADLFPDSPAAQAFARLAEQVMQWPLPDLPKSSVQLLWRRMIHLG, from the coding sequence ATGCGGAAGAACATGAGCGGCGTCGACGATTTGGCGCCGGCCGAAGATCTGCTCGCCGTGCGCACCAGGGTCGTCGCCGTCTCCAGCGGGAAAGGCGGCGTGGGCAAAACGAACGTGGTGGCCAACTGGGCGGTCGCGCTGGGTCGATCCGGCAAACGGGTGCTGGTGCTGGACGCCGACCTGGGCCTGGGCAATCTGGACGTCCTGCTGGGGCTTGTGCCGCGTCACACGATCGAACATGCGTTGTCCGGCGTCTGCACGCTGAAGGAGATTTGCCTGGAGGGCCCGGCCGGCATTCAGGTGCTTCCCGCCAGCTCCGGGGTGCCTCACCTGACTTCCTTGACGGAGTCCCAACAACTGGTGATTCAAGAGCAACTGGAGGAGCTTGCGGCCGGCATGGACGTGCTCCTGATCGACACCGGAGCCGGCATTTCGCCCAACGTCACGTTCTTCGCGTCGTCGGCCCACGAGATCGTGATCGTGGTCACTCCCGAGCCGACTTCGTTGACGGACGCCTACGCCTTGATCAAGGTGCTGACGCGCCGTTATCGGGAACGCCGTTTCAAGGTGCTCGTCAATCAAGCGAGGGGACCGCGGGAGGCGGCGGAGGTCTTCCGCAGATTGGACACGGCGGTGGATCGCTTTCTGCAGGTCGCCGTCGAGCCCATCGGCTACGTGCCGCACGACGATTACGTGACGCTCGCGGTCATGCGCCAAAAAGCGGTGGCGGACCTGTTTCCGGATTCACCGGCCGCGCAAGCCTTCGCCAGGCTGGCCGAGCAGGTCATGCAATGGCCCCTCCCCGATCTTCCCAAAAGCTCCGTTCAGCTCCTGTGGCGAAGGATGATTCACCTCGGTTGA
- a CDS encoding sigma-70 family RNA polymerase sigma factor, translated as MSKTGSMKTRRSPAAEETGREQIIREFAHVIHAMAHRLSFRLPAYLDAEDLISVGTMGLMDAMEKYDPTREAKFKTYAEFRIRGAMLDEIRSMDWIPRSVHERVSLLQRTHVELMHRLGRPPLDEEVAAELKLSPEELDDFLAKAKGAVMVSLEDLNLHDVDGQKAVAVLADTQNPDPLAALVNERERESVGDAIQNLPEKERLVLTLYYFEELTMKEIGELLKVTESRVCQIHAKAILRLKAQLGVSR; from the coding sequence ATGAGCAAAACGGGCTCCATGAAGACGAGACGGTCTCCGGCGGCCGAGGAGACGGGGCGAGAGCAAATCATTCGGGAGTTCGCCCATGTCATTCACGCCATGGCCCATCGGCTGTCGTTTCGGCTGCCCGCGTATCTGGACGCGGAAGACTTGATTTCGGTCGGCACGATGGGCCTCATGGACGCGATGGAAAAATATGATCCGACGCGGGAAGCCAAATTCAAGACGTACGCCGAGTTTCGAATCCGCGGGGCGATGTTGGATGAGATCCGCTCCATGGATTGGATTCCCCGCTCGGTGCACGAACGCGTCTCGCTGCTGCAACGAACGCACGTTGAGTTGATGCATCGCCTGGGTCGGCCGCCGCTCGATGAAGAAGTCGCGGCCGAACTGAAGCTGTCGCCGGAAGAGCTCGACGACTTTCTGGCCAAGGCCAAGGGCGCGGTGATGGTCAGCCTCGAGGATCTCAACCTGCACGACGTCGACGGACAAAAGGCCGTGGCGGTGCTGGCCGACACGCAAAATCCCGATCCGCTCGCGGCGCTGGTCAACGAGCGGGAGCGGGAATCCGTCGGTGACGCGATTCAGAACCTTCCCGAAAAAGAGCGGCTGGTCTTGACGCTTTACTATTTCGAAGAGCTCACCATGAAAGAAATCGGAGAGTTGCTCAAAGTGACGGAATCGCGCGTTTGCCAAATTCACGCCAAGGCCATCCTCCGATTGAAAGCGCAATTGGGCGTGTCACGATGA
- a CDS encoding flagellar hook-basal body protein, translated as MNRGIYPILSGALAHERRMQVFANNMANVNTAGFKQDQQAFKALLPPRRAIVPVSEGHGLLSHVMARPMGVPERAYAAPDRVTTTFEPGRIKLTGNPLDMAIQGEGFFEVQTPQGLRYTRNGMFSLDSRRRLVTNLGYPVMGTAGEIKIPVGKLEITSQGAVKVDDKPVATIKLVEFSPDEMPQKVSEGLFASDKGRPAKRSTIEVGHIEESNVNVIGEMVKLMSGMRGYESAQKLIQTLDRMAETAIQEVGRVG; from the coding sequence ATGAATCGCGGCATTTATCCCATTCTGTCCGGAGCGTTGGCGCATGAGCGTCGGATGCAGGTCTTCGCCAACAACATGGCCAACGTGAACACGGCCGGTTTCAAGCAGGATCAACAGGCCTTCAAGGCCCTTCTTCCTCCCCGCCGGGCGATTGTTCCGGTGAGCGAAGGGCATGGCCTGCTCTCGCATGTCATGGCGCGTCCCATGGGCGTGCCTGAACGGGCGTACGCGGCGCCCGATCGTGTGACGACGACGTTCGAGCCTGGTCGGATCAAGCTGACCGGCAATCCGTTGGATATGGCGATACAGGGGGAAGGGTTTTTCGAGGTGCAGACTCCCCAGGGCCTTCGCTATACCCGCAACGGCATGTTTTCGCTCGACAGCCGACGCCGGTTGGTCACGAATCTCGGGTATCCCGTCATGGGGACCGCCGGGGAGATCAAAATTCCGGTCGGAAAGTTGGAGATCACGTCGCAAGGAGCCGTCAAGGTGGATGACAAACCGGTCGCCACGATCAAGCTCGTGGAGTTTTCTCCGGACGAGATGCCGCAGAAGGTTTCGGAAGGTCTGTTCGCTTCGGACAAGGGCCGGCCGGCCAAACGTTCGACGATTGAAGTGGGGCACATCGAGGAGTCCAACGTCAACGTGATCGGGGAAATGGTCAAGCTGATGAGCGGCATGCGCGGGTACGAGTCGGCCCAAAAGCTGATTCAGACGCTTGATCGGATGGCGGAAACGGCGATTCAGGAAGTCGGGCGGGTCGGATGA
- the flgG gene encoding flagellar basal-body rod protein FlgG, whose protein sequence is MIRAMWTAATGMTAQQINVDTIAHNLANVNTNSFKRSRAEFADLLYQIQRLPGTNASNVGVFPVGIQVGAGVRPTTVAKEWLQGNMRQTNNELDLAIDGPGFFQVSRPDGTIMYTRNGSFKRDNVGNLVTGDGDLLNPVITIPSGALKVDIGQDGTVSVLLPGVTQASQVGQIQITRFDNPSGLVAMGNNLFIDSFASGPPIQGTGGFSTGFGTIQQGFLESSNVNLAEEMVNMIIAQRSYEINSKTIQASDEMMAIANNLRR, encoded by the coding sequence ATGATTCGGGCCATGTGGACGGCGGCGACCGGCATGACGGCTCAGCAGATCAACGTCGACACGATCGCGCACAACCTTGCCAACGTCAACACGAACTCGTTCAAGCGAAGCCGGGCCGAGTTCGCCGACTTGCTGTATCAGATCCAACGCCTTCCCGGCACGAACGCGTCGAACGTCGGAGTCTTTCCCGTGGGCATCCAGGTCGGCGCGGGCGTTCGACCGACCACGGTCGCCAAGGAATGGCTTCAAGGGAACATGCGTCAAACCAACAACGAACTGGATCTCGCGATCGACGGGCCGGGGTTCTTTCAAGTATCCCGTCCGGACGGCACGATCATGTACACGCGCAACGGCTCGTTCAAGCGCGACAATGTCGGCAACCTGGTGACCGGCGACGGCGACCTGCTGAATCCCGTGATCACGATCCCGTCCGGCGCGCTGAAGGTCGATATCGGACAAGACGGCACGGTGTCGGTCCTGCTCCCCGGCGTGACGCAGGCGTCGCAAGTCGGTCAAATCCAAATCACGCGCTTCGATAATCCGTCCGGTTTGGTGGCGATGGGCAACAACCTCTTCATCGACAGTTTTGCGTCCGGCCCCCCGATCCAAGGCACCGGCGGGTTTTCCACCGGATTCGGCACGATCCAACAGGGGTTCCTGGAAAGCTCGAACGTCAATTTGGCGGAAGAAATGGTCAACATGATCATCGCCCAGCGGAGCTACGAGATCAATTCAAAGACCATTCAAGCGTCCGATGAGATGATGGCCATCGCCAACAATCTGCGGCGATAG
- the flgA gene encoding flagellar basal body P-ring formation chaperone FlgA has product MSRPSMLLAFLLIGSVAWADGVSSAETLSESGRAVIGDPGRGSRSAGSRSAQRVATPEAIGKTIQSYLEKEWARTIKEVQVTVLEPSDPVGVPSGNVEWRVVPVRPEERLGRRHFQVAVTVNGKVWKTIDVAADVAAMIDAVALNRFVKPEEVIEEADLKNIRVRVSQLAHPFLVDSDHVIGKSAARPLPADTPLRAVFLKAPVVIKKGDRVLIEARRGGLSVHAYGVTKSSGYVGQTIMVANAESGRELRAKVVAPGLVQVEF; this is encoded by the coding sequence ATGAGCCGACCGTCGATGTTGCTCGCGTTCCTTCTGATCGGCTCCGTCGCGTGGGCCGACGGCGTTTCGTCCGCCGAGACCCTGTCCGAGTCCGGACGGGCCGTCATCGGCGATCCCGGAAGGGGTTCCCGATCGGCCGGGAGCCGGTCGGCCCAGCGGGTCGCGACCCCGGAGGCGATCGGAAAAACCATTCAATCGTACTTGGAAAAAGAGTGGGCGCGGACGATCAAAGAGGTGCAGGTCACGGTGCTGGAGCCTTCCGATCCCGTCGGCGTGCCGTCCGGAAACGTCGAGTGGCGCGTGGTTCCGGTCCGACCGGAGGAGCGGCTAGGGCGCCGTCATTTTCAGGTGGCCGTCACGGTGAACGGGAAAGTCTGGAAAACCATCGACGTCGCGGCGGACGTGGCCGCGATGATCGACGCGGTCGCGCTCAATCGATTCGTCAAGCCGGAGGAGGTCATCGAGGAGGCGGATCTCAAGAACATTCGGGTGCGCGTGTCGCAGCTCGCTCATCCTTTTCTCGTCGATTCGGACCACGTGATCGGGAAGAGCGCGGCTCGACCTCTTCCCGCCGATACTCCGCTGCGCGCGGTTTTTTTGAAAGCCCCCGTCGTGATCAAAAAGGGCGACCGGGTGCTGATCGAAGCGAGACGCGGCGGCTTGTCGGTTCACGCCTACGGGGTGACGAAGTCAAGCGGCTACGTCGGGCAAACCATCATGGTGGCGAATGCGGAGTCCGGCAGGGAACTGCGGGCCAAGGTCGTGGCGCCGGGCCTCGTCCAGGTGGAGTTCTAA
- a CDS encoding flagellar basal body L-ring protein FlgH — protein MTVNGCFGIGRIGEAGRIGWLAALVLLSGCASQPSASSKVTVPPLPPPKTVGSLWQEENGRAYLYEDLRAMRVGDVLTVRIDEKHKGSKSADTAAQRESTVQNSLVGSGMGYLGLPGIRVSDETRRGFGIDASANSKFGGKGATSRTGTLTGTISAIVTEVLPNGDLRIEGRREVTVNSEKQLMTLSGVVRRVDVDTKNTVLSSAIADAKIEYAGLGVLDDVQRPGWFVRILDWIYPF, from the coding sequence GTGACGGTGAACGGATGTTTCGGGATCGGCCGGATCGGCGAGGCCGGCAGGATCGGATGGCTGGCCGCACTGGTTCTGTTGAGCGGATGCGCCTCCCAGCCGAGCGCGTCGAGCAAGGTCACCGTTCCACCCTTGCCCCCTCCCAAAACGGTGGGCTCTCTCTGGCAGGAAGAAAACGGGCGGGCCTATCTCTACGAAGATCTTCGGGCCATGCGGGTCGGCGACGTCCTGACGGTACGAATCGACGAGAAACACAAGGGGTCGAAGTCGGCCGACACGGCCGCGCAGCGGGAATCCACGGTGCAAAACAGTTTGGTCGGAAGCGGAATGGGCTACCTGGGTCTGCCGGGCATCAGGGTCAGCGATGAAACCCGCCGCGGATTCGGCATCGACGCCTCGGCGAACAGCAAGTTCGGCGGCAAGGGCGCGACCAGCCGAACGGGAACCTTGACCGGCACCATCTCCGCCATCGTCACCGAGGTCCTGCCGAACGGCGACCTTCGCATCGAGGGCCGTCGGGAGGTGACCGTGAACAGCGAAAAGCAGTTGATGACGCTTTCGGGGGTGGTGCGGCGCGTGGACGTCGATACCAAAAACACGGTGCTGTCGTCGGCCATCGCCGACGCCAAGATCGAGTACGCGGGGCTCGGCGTGCTGGACGACGTGCAACGCCCAGGCTGGTTCGTCAGGATATTGGACTGGATTTATCCGTTTTAG